Proteins from one Chelonia mydas isolate rCheMyd1 chromosome 14, rCheMyd1.pri.v2, whole genome shotgun sequence genomic window:
- the CDRT4 gene encoding CMT1A duplicated region transcript 4 protein isoform X2 yields METATACTFKNSMKEQRMFSANIGLPSPLIRRGRQWPAYTTLTSPTVKMLLEQDKLRKAGSQGTSEECRQGMGSSRNSRGHTPGRKPSDESQEAGFTETTQESSRPNEDSNPLRTARGSPANIEGLFLQSNSSSAGPPIKGNKVIFSSKPHFRVLPYGSQMSPSKQKSTACS; encoded by the coding sequence AACAAAGGATGTTCTCGGCAAATATCGGCCTCCCCAGCCCTTTGATCCGCCGCGGCCGCCAGTGGCCAGCCTACACCACTCTCACGTCTCCGACGGTCAAGATGCTACTTGAGCAAGACAAGCTGAGGAAGGCTGGGTCCCAAGGCACCTCTGAGGAATGCAGACAGGGAAtgggcagcagcaggaacagcaggGGCCACACGCCAGGACGAAAGCCAAGTGATGAGTCTCAGGAAGCAGGTTTTACTGAGACAACCCAAGAGTCGTCAAGGCCAAATGAAGATAGCAACCCCCTTAGGACTGCCAGGGGCTCTCCAGCAAACATTGAGGGCTTGTTTTTGCAGAGTAATTCATCCTCAGCGGGCCCCCCAATTAAAGGCAATAAGGTTATTTTCTCCAGTAAACCCCACTTCCGTGTGCTACCATATGGCTCCCAGATGTCTCCCAGCAAGCAGAAATCAACTGCCTGCAGTTAG